One genomic segment of Naumovozyma castellii chromosome 7, complete genome includes these proteins:
- the PPN2 gene encoding putative serine/threonine-protein phosphatase (ancestral locus Anc_2.28), whose protein sequence is MLLPARPSLSTPLVLFLITCGSCLYFVWILTHPQHQGIKLPVMTTFPQLISIRDPHERLLFIGDVHGQYHELKKLLRREVDARENTTVVLVGDFITKGPRNKEVVSFILENKDKVKCVFGNNEILAYLAMVNPLYPSKRQRGIKVPLQFTSEKSFIPEDWTKISKKHKDVVKEVGVKKLVELANHCSVALEFDLELTGQNMFAVHAGMLPGDFMNNNPRGHVHASVAALTDMKYVDEEDWSYTSRTGEEFKQSIRWYKLWDRYGETFENVTVVYGHDASKGLNIRKYTKGLDTSCVQGGKLSALEYKYEPDHAHYKERLIQLDC, encoded by the coding sequence atgcTACTGCCTGCCAGACCCTCACTATCGACACCACTCGTCCTATTCCTCATAACATGCGGTTCCTGTCTGTATTTCGTTTGGATCCTCACGCATCCGCAACACCAGGGAATCAAACTCCCCGTCATGACGACGTTCCCTCAACTTATATCCATCAGGGACCCTCATGAACGGTTGCTGTTTATCGGGGATGTGCATGGGCAATACCATGAGTTGAAGAAACTGCTGCGTCGTGAAGTGGACGCAAGGGAGAACACTACAGTGGTCCTCGTGGGAGATTTCATCACAAAGGGTCCCAGGAACAAAGAGGTGGTTTCATTTATATTGGAGAATAAAGACAAGGTGAAATGTGTTTTCGGAAACAACGAGATCCTGGCTTACCTTGCCATGGTGAACCCGTTGTACCCATCCAAGAGACAAAGAGGTATTAAAGTCCCCCTACAGTTCACCTCGGAGAAGAGTTTTATTCCTGAGGATTGGACCAAGATCAGTAAGAAACATAAGGATGTGGTGAAGGAGGTTGGagtgaagaaattggtCGAGTTGGCTAATCATTGTTCCGTGGCGCTGGAATTCGATTTGGAATTGACAGGTCAAAACATGTTTGCTGTGCATGCTGGAATGCTGCCCGGTGACTTTATGAACAATAACCCGAGGGGTCATGTGCATGCTTCCGTTGCTGCATTGACTGATATGAAATATGTGGACGAGGAGGACTGGTCCTATACTTCAAGAACTGGGGAAGAATTCAAACAGAGTATCAGATGGTACAAACTATGGGATAGGTATGGGGAAACATTTGAGAATGTAACCGTGGTTTATGGTCATGATGCTAGCAAGGGTCTTAACATAAGGAAATATACCAAGGGGTTAGATACCTCATGTGTGCAGGGGGGCAAGTTATCTGCCTTGGAGTACAAATATGAACCGGACCATGCCCATTACAAGGAACGTCTAATCCAGCTGGATTGCTGA
- the NCAS0G01460 gene encoding uncharacterized protein (ancestral locus Anc_2.27), translating into MMNMTRPIPNEVIDWTILNEIIQMDEDDSEFSRNLILQYIDQANTTFAEIEEELNHGQDLKKLNELGHFLKGSSASLGLQRIAWVCERIQDISQKSEDSFPDENVLLGKLPKGVNKKDIVFQPAKMKLDHSNVYLEADLRALNHARVEFQLAKMELSKYYKTQL; encoded by the coding sequence ATGATGAACATGACCCGTCCAATACCAAATGAAGTCATTGATTGGACAATCCTAAACGAAATAATACAGATGGATGAGGATGACTCCGAATTCTCTCGGAACCTGATACTCCAATATATTGACCAGGCCAACACGACGTTTGCAGAGATCGAAGAAGAGTTGAATCACGGTCaggatttgaagaaactgaatGAATTGGGACACTTCTTGAAAGGTTCGTCTGCATCCCTCGGGTTGCAAAGAATCGCTTGGGTTTGTGAGAGAATTCAGGATATAAGTCAGAAATCGGAGGATTCGTTTCCTGACGAAAATGTATTGCTTGGAAAATTGCCCAAGGGTGTCAATAAGAAGGATATTGTATTCCAACCTGCCAAAATGAAGTTGGATCATTCTAATGTGTATCTGGAAGCAGATTTAAGGGCTTTAAATCATGCAAGGGTGGAGTTCCAATTAGCAAAGATGGAACTTTCTAAGTATTATAAAACACAATTATAA
- the RAP1 gene encoding DNA-binding transcription factor RAP1 (ancestral locus Anc_2.29): MSSPQNFETAQQYMDSLSDSNNSHMENQQQQDASPNANGNGAVTTEETNVDPSITNVKMEGTNNADADITIALPATQDVNNDSNGTAAADKDGNSPNNETSTSTGENPQKDQNATPVAISTLFQGMNFFMNRNNDAHDSAHDVDQLARLIMAHSGNVLASLPEDTTDVSNVYVISPYNDTKLPTVTPTYIKACVSNNTLLNINHYLVPYDEFRSVIDTQLQSETNNDDDHVDHDEASKKRNLFEADPEEATQLNSTEPQGTSTQLPQDNKTASNPTTISAQPENNQEANNAAQQQTEEQLRLLQEHAQEVNQQAEPSNVSDEDVNYEERAYMMRAALPSHNKASFTEAEDEFILDVVRKNPTRRTTHTLYDEISHYVPNHTGNSIRHRFRVYLSKRLDYVYQVDSYGKLVRDENGNLIKTKTLPPSIKKKFTADEDYILALAVKKQFYRDLYQIDPDTGTNLISNEDSPTAIARRNMTMDPNHVPGNEPSFNDFRVNDRRGPVAREFFKSFADANVSHSENAWRDRFRKFLLTFGVDHYIEYFEQETNAGRKPEPMKNLTNRPRRKAGITPGNYNSAIKRQRAYSISKAVHDQNSNISNAAVVAAANAASGDNTDTHSTPSYPIPENELLDEETMNFISNLKNDLSKLESNNSGNNNNLPFEYSPEIAEAIRNDFDNEGKEFDNIDPDTIKFPPEIATIDLFLPIFFQFGSTRNFLEKVENVIKRDYEPSQAEKLVEDLCDEAGVRRGFSTSILTALSGDLMIFPRYFLNMFKNNVNPPLNVPGIWTHEDDAMLSSNDSEDLRHLEKKHGAARIAIRRRFVERDLV; the protein is encoded by the coding sequence ATGTCAAGTCCTCAAAATTTCGAAACTGCACAACAGTACATGGATTCTCTCTCTGATAGTAATAACAGTCACATGGagaatcaacaacaacaggaCGCGTCCCCTAATGCGAATGGCAATGGTGCAGTGACGACGGAAGAAACCAACGTCGATCCATCAATCACAAATGTAAAGATGGAGGGAACAAATAACGCTGATGCTGATATTACAATTGCCCTTCCTGCAACACAAGATGTAAACAATGACAGTAATGGGACTGCAGCGGCTGATAAGGATGGAAATTctccaaataatgaaacgTCGACCTCCACTGGAGAAAATCCACAAAAGGATCAAAATGCTACCCCTGTAGCCATTAGTACTTTATTTCAAGGtatgaattttttcatGAATCGTAATAATGATGCCCATGATTCAGCTCATGATGTCGATCAATTAGCTCGTCTTATTATGGCTCATAGTGGGAACGTATTAGCTTCTTTACCAGAGGATACAACTGATGTTTCAAATGTATATGTCATTTCTCCCTATAATGATACTAAATTACCAACTGTGACGCCCACTTATATTAAGGCATGCGTGTCAAATAACACtcttttaaatattaatcaTTATTTGGTTCCATATGATGAATTCCGTTCTGTTATTGACACGCAATTACAATCAGAGactaataatgatgatgatcatGTTGATCATGACGAGGCATCaaaaaagagaaatttatttgaagcTGATCCTGAAGAGGCTACTCAATTGAATTCTACTGAACCTCAAGGGACTTCCACTCAACTACCACAGGATAATAAAACTGCCAGTAATCCTACAACAATAAGTGCACAACCAGAAAACAATCAAGAAGCTAATAATGCTGCTCAACAGCAAACAGAAGAACAATTACGTCTTTTACAAGAACATGCACAAGAAGTGAATCAACAAGCTGAACCATCAAATGTATCAGATGAAGACGTAAATTATGAAGAAAGAGCCTACATGATGAGAGCTGCTTTACCATCTCATAATAAAGCTTCATTTACTGAGGCAGAAGATGAATTTATCTTAGACGTTGTGAGGAAGAACCCAACAAGACGTACCACACATACTTtatatgatgaaatttcacATTACGTTCCAAATCATACGGGGAATTCTATTAGACATAGATTCCGTGTCTATTTATCAAAGAGGTTAGATTATGTTTATCAAGTGGATAGTTATGGGAAGTTAGTTCGTGATGAAAATGGTAATCTAATAAAGACCAAGACGTTACCACCATCaattaaaaagaaatttacaGCTGATGAAGATTATATTTTAGCATTAGCAGTAAAGAAGCAATTTTATCGTGATTTATATCAAATTGATCCTGATACGGGGACAAATTTAATCAGTAATGAAGATTCTCCTACTGCAATtgcaagaagaaatatgacTATGGATCCAAATCATGTTCCTGGTAATGAACCAAgttttaatgattttagAGTTAATGATCGTAGAGGTCCTGTAGCTAGAGaattttttaaatcatTTGCAGATGCTAATGTATCTCATAGTGAGAATGCCTGGAGAGAtagatttagaaaatttttgtTAACATTTGGTGTGGATCAttatattgaatattttgaacaagAAACCAATGCTGGTAGGAAACCAGAACCCATGAAGAACTTAACTAACAGACCTAGAAGGAAGGCAGGTATAACGCCTGGTAATTATAATTCCGCAATTAAGAGGCAGAGAGCCTATTCCATTTCTAAAGCTGTTCATGATCAGAATAGTAATATATCCAATGCTGCTGTAGTTGCAGCTGCTAATGCTGCCTCTGGAGATAATACAGATACACATTCCACCCCATCATATCCAATACCAGAgaatgaattattagatgaagagACTATGAATTTCATTTCtaatttaaagaatgatTTATCCAAATTAGAGAGTAATAATAGTggcaataataataatctaCCCTTTGAATATTCACCTGAAATTGCAGAGGCAATTCGtaatgattttgataacGAAggtaaagaatttgataatatcgATCCTGATACGATAAAATTTCCACCTGAAATTGCCACAATTGATCTTTTCttaccaatttttttccaatttggatCTACTAGAAACTTCCTTGAAAAAGTGGAAAATGTTATTAAGAGAGATTATGAACCATCACAAGCTGAAAAATTGGTGGAAGATTTATGTGATGAAGCAGGTGTGCGTAGAGGGTTCAGTACTAGTATCTTGACTGCGTTATCTGGTGATTTAATGATCTTTCCTCGTTATTTCC